One stretch of Rhipicephalus sanguineus isolate Rsan-2018 chromosome 10, BIME_Rsan_1.4, whole genome shotgun sequence DNA includes these proteins:
- the LOC119371691 gene encoding dynamin-like 120 kDa protein, mitochondrial, translating to MSQHRALSLVRGALGYNLQKWSTSPRLKACHRRYHTLGPHSRRHRLRLYAATTNLQSARNVALVARILRGVLKVRYIVLGSAVAGGAHVSKKYEEFKDNLPDLGWIKDALPDRDSMERFRASLANMKDKLGIPEKGLFRTGANAAASGLASIGEWLQGVKFESSPSVARNGFDDFATALAVAPIFSSQQQEEERRQNERERMQKLQDELIQVQMKYQKEIERLEKENRELRRQVMLKSEQGVSRRKIKKSLIDLYSEVLDELSDYDSSYNVQDHLPRVVVVGDQSAGKTSVLEMVAQARIFPRGAGEMMTRAPVKVTLSEGPYHIAKFKDSSREFDLTKETELSDLRREVEVRMKNSVRGGKTISTDVISMTVKGPGLQRMVLVDLPGIISTATTEMAEGTKDAIREMTNLYMSNPNAIILCIQDGSVDAERSIVTDLVSQVDPNGRRTIFVLTKVDLAEQNMTNPTRIRKILDGKLFPMKALGYFAVVTGKGSAEDSITAIKAYEEAFFRNSKLCRDGILNMSQCTTQSLSFAVSDCFWKMVRESVEQQADAFKAQRFNLETEWKNSFPRMRELDRDELFERSRGELLDEVVNLSQLSPKHWEEVLSRNLWDCMCGYVVDSIFLPAAQTGNAGNFNTAVDIRLKLWAEQLLPSQSVDVGWETLRDEFNALLQKRKTAKDHDPLFDRLKEAVVKEVLDRHVWEDKAVDMLRMIQLNALEDRVVHDKHQWDQAVRFLETTLQQRLQTAEARVRDMVGPGVKEQWLYWASPTEEQRQRAVVKAELERLLNHEFLQKHGPALTQEELTTVRKNVQAHDVDVDYKFIRDTWEPLYRLHFLRRSLAKANECRKGYYLYHQGLDSDLECHDVVLFWRVQRMMHTTANVLRQQVMNREARRLEKGVKEVLDDFSQDREKKVELLTGRRVELAEELKKVRHIQEKLEEFVSALNAEK from the exons ATGTCGCAGCACCGAGCGCTTTCGCTCGTACGCGGCGCTTTGGGCTACAACCTCCAAAAGTGGAGTACTTCGCCGCGCCTCAAAGCATGCCACCGTCGATACCACACGCTCGGTCCGCACTCCAGACGTCACCGTCTCAGGCTGTACGCCGCCACCACGAACCTCCAGAGCGCCCGAAACGTCGCGCTAGTGGCCAGAATCCTTCGCGGAGTCCTCAAGGTCCGATACATCGTCCTGGGTTCGGCGGTCGCTGGAGGGGCGCACGTTTCCAAGAAGTACGAGGAGTTTAAGGACAACCTGCCGGACCTAGGATGGATCAAGGACGCGCTGCCCGATCGGGACAGCATGGAGAGGTTCCGCGCATCCCTGGCCAACATGAAGGACAAGCTAGGCATTCCCGAGAAAGGACTGTTCAGGACCGGTGCTAACGCGGCCGCTAGCGGTCTCGCCAGCATCGGAGAATGGCTACAGGGCGTCAAGTTCGAGAGCTCGCCTAGCGTCGCGCGCAACGGCTTCGACGACTTCGCCACCGCCTTGGCCGTCGCGCCGATCTTCTCGTCGCAGCAGCAGGAAGAAGAGCGCCGTCAGAATGAGCGCGAGCGAATGCAGAAGCTTCAGGACGAGCTTATTCAG GTGCAGATGAAGTACCAGAAGGAGATCGAGCGCCTGGAAAAGGAAAACCGGGAGCTGCGACGCCAGGTGATGCTCAAGTCGGAGCAGGGAGTGAGTCGACGCAAGATAAAGAAGTCCCTCATCGACCTCTACTCGGAAGTCCTAGACGAGCTCAGCGACTACGACTCCAGCTACAACGTTCAAGACCACCTTCCTCGGGTGGTGGTCGTCGGTGACCAGAGTGCCGGCAAAACGAGTGTTCTCGAGATGGTGGCGCAGGCACGAATATTTCCGCGCGGTGCCGGCGAGATGATGACTAGGGCACCAGTAAAGGTGACGCTCAGTGAAGGCCCGTACCACATTGCCAAGTTCAAGGACAGTTCGCGGGAATTTGACCTGACCAAGGAGACCGAGCTGTCCGACCTCCGGAGGGAGGTCGAAGTGAGGATGAAGAACAGCGTCCGCGGTGGCAAGACCATCAGCACTGATGTCATCTCCATGACTGTCAAGGGTCCCGGGTTGCAGAGAATGGTCCTGGTAGACCTTCCGGGTATCATCAGCACGGCAACAACTGAGATGGCGGAAGGAACCAAGGATGCCATCCGAGAGATGACAAACCTCTACATGAGCAACCCCAACGCTATTATCCTGTGCATCCAGGACGGCTCTGTAGATGCTGAAAGAAGCATAGTAACCGACCTTGTCAGCCAAGTGGATCCCAACGGCCGAAGAACTATCTTCGTCCTCACCAAGGTAGACCTCGCCGAGCAGAACATGACCAACCCAACCCGAATTCGCAAGATCCTCGATGGGAAACTATTTCCCATGAAGGCACTCGGATACTTCGCCGTCGTAACGGGTAAGGGCAGTGCGGAAGACAGCATCACAGCAATCAAGGCTTACGAGGAGGCCTTTTTCCGCAACTCCAAGCTGTGTCGAGATGGTATTCTGAACATGTCGCAGTGCACGACACAGAGCTTGAGCTTCGCCGTCTCCGACTGCTTCTGGAAAATGGTTCGGGAGTCGGTTGAGCAGCAGGCTGATGCCTTCAAGGCGCAGCGCTTCAACCTGGAGACCGAGTGGAAGAACAGCTTCCCTAGGATGCGCGAGCTAGACCGCGATGAGCTGTTTGAGCGATCTCGCGGCGAGCTGCTCGACGAAGTGGTCAACCTGAGCCAGCTGAGTCCCAAGCACTGGGAGGAAGTGCTGTCGCGAAACCTGTGGGACTGCATGTGCGGCTATGTGGTCGACAGCATCTTCCTGCCCGCAGCGCAGACCGGCAATGCCGGCAACTTCAACACCGCCGTCGACATCCGGCTCAAGCTCTGGGCCGAGCAGCTCCTGCCGTCGCAGTCTGTCGATGTGGGCTGGGAGACGCTGCGGGATGAGTTCAATGCGCTCCTGCAGAAGCGAAAGACGGCGAAGGACCACGACCCACTCTTCGATCGTCTCAAGGAGGCCGTCGTCAAGGAGGTCCTCGACCGGCACGTCTGGGAGGACAAGGCGGTCGACATGCTGCGCATGATTCAGCTCAACGCGCTGGAGGACCGCGTGGTGCACGACAAGCACCAGTGGGACCAGGCGGTCCGGTTCCTGGAGACGACGCTCCAACAGCGCCTGCAGACGGCCGAGGCCCGGGTTCGTGACATGGTCGGTCCAGGGGTCAAGGAGCAGTGGCTGTACTGGGCCTCGCCCACGGAAGAGCAGAGGCAGAGGGCGGTGGTCAAGGCCGAGCTGGAACGGCTGCTGAACCACGAGTTCCTCCAGAAGCACGGGCCCGCGCTTACGCAGGAGGAACTGACGACCGTCCGCAAGAACGTCCAGGCGCATGATGTTGACGTCGACTACAAATTCATCCGGGACACGTGGGAGCCCCTGTACCGGCTACACTTCCTGCGCCGATCTCTGGCCAAGGCTAACGAGTGCCGGAAGGGGTACTACCTCTACCACCAGGGCCTGGACTCGGACCTCGAGTGCCATGATGTGGTCCTGTTCTGGCGGGTGCAGCGCATGATGCACACTACGGCGAACGTGCTGCGGCAGCAGGTGATGAACCGCGAGGCCCGTCGGCTGGAGAAGGGCGTCAAGGAAGTGCTGGACGACTTCTCGCAGGACCGCGAGAAGAAAGTGGAGCTCCTCACGGGACGCCGGGTTGAGCTCGCCGAGGAGCTGAAGAAAGTGCGGCACATACAGGAGAAACTGGAAGAGTTTGTCAGTGCGCTAAATGCTGAGAAATGA